In Amaranthus tricolor cultivar Red isolate AtriRed21 chromosome 5, ASM2621246v1, whole genome shotgun sequence, a genomic segment contains:
- the LOC130813668 gene encoding uncharacterized protein LOC130813668: MPGRSTTEAIHILRRLIEKYRVRKKHLQLVFIDLEKAYHNIPRSIVWDSLKNKGISRRYIEGSTPSPFIFMVIMEEISKSMWESVPWCKLFANDIVLVAETKKEANSKLEEWREALEDKELCISRTNTEYLRCISVGHNR; this comes from the exons ATGCCGGGAAGATCAACAACCGAGGCAATTCATATTTTGCGGAGACTGATAGAAAAGTATAGGGTGCGAAAGAAACATTTGCAGCTGGTGTTTATTGACCTAGAGAAAGCGTACCATAACATACCACGAAGCATcgtttgggatagcctcaagaatAAAGGTATTTCACGAAGGTACATTGAG ggatcaaCACCAAGTCCTTTCATTTTTATGGTCATTATGGAGGAAATCTCTAAATCCATGTGGGAAAGCGTACCATGGTGCAAGCTTTTCGCCAACGATATAGTTTTGGTCGCAGAAACCAAGAAGGAggctaatagtaaattggaagagtggagAGAAGCCTTGGAGGATAAGGAGTTGTGCATAAGCCGTACGAATACAGAATACTTGCGATGCATTTCAGTGGGACATAATCGATAG